The proteins below come from a single Cystobacter ferrugineus genomic window:
- a CDS encoding pirin family protein, protein MSATAVALPPESRRVMLRRAQDRGHANFGWLDARFSFSFASYQDPAHENFGPLRALNEDVILPGTGFGPHGHSDMEIVLYPLSGVIEHRDSLGTHALVRPGDVQRMTAGHGITHSQMNASQSKLDHHLQIWLLPSVRGLPPSVEQARFDDAAKHNRFCLIASPDRQDGSVKLHQDARISAAIMEPGIRLSRELAAGRGGYLHVARGRLVARPEGEQPLLLRAGDALKLVETPSVELVAEEVTEVLFFDLPLSPQL, encoded by the coding sequence ATGAGCGCCACCGCTGTTGCCCTTCCTCCGGAGTCGCGGCGGGTGATGTTGCGGCGCGCACAGGACCGCGGACACGCCAACTTTGGCTGGCTCGACGCGCGCTTCAGCTTCTCGTTCGCCTCGTACCAGGATCCGGCGCATGAGAACTTCGGCCCCCTGCGTGCGCTGAACGAGGATGTGATTCTTCCGGGCACCGGCTTTGGTCCTCATGGCCATAGCGACATGGAAATCGTGCTGTATCCGCTGTCCGGCGTCATCGAGCACCGTGACAGCCTGGGCACCCACGCCCTCGTCCGCCCCGGCGACGTGCAGCGCATGACGGCTGGTCATGGCATCACGCACAGCCAGATGAACGCATCGCAGAGCAAGCTGGATCACCACCTGCAGATCTGGCTCCTGCCCTCCGTGCGTGGTCTGCCACCCAGCGTCGAGCAGGCGCGCTTCGACGACGCCGCCAAACACAATCGCTTCTGTCTGATCGCGTCTCCAGACCGTCAGGACGGCTCGGTCAAGCTGCATCAGGATGCGCGCATTTCCGCCGCAATCATGGAGCCCGGCATCCGTCTCTCCCGTGAGCTGGCGGCGGGTCGTGGTGGCTATCTGCACGTGGCTCGGGGCCGGCTGGTGGCTCGTCCCGAGGGAGAGCAGCCACTGCTCCTGCGCGCCGGTGATGCGCTGAAGCTGGTGGAGACACCTTCCGTGGAGCTCGTGGCGGAAGAGGTGACCGAGGTGCTGTTCTTCGATCTCCCCCTGTCGCCCCAGCTCTGA